One genomic region from Desulfovibrio porci encodes:
- a CDS encoding small ribosomal subunit Rsm22 family protein, producing the protein MDAPRAPRPARETGSRFPSASPWPRTDALFPPLDADARQALECLPEALHKIWPLNAAHRRSLPEDVAALSRLLTTERRDLRRPYWSSPAFVSAYLYYFLPWNLLRLTRLLAALPLPDPRALAPEDGEALLLDAGSGPLSLPLALWLARPQWREAPVRVLALDSAARPPELGKALFASWGACLGWKTWPVRTAQGPLESLARQAAPLLAGKGGAQRCRPWLVTAANVLNELRPGRKGGGGRQAWDEEPEDGEGAEVAPQGPLAERLDSLLDAFAPLLFRHNGAEPENAPESGASPALLFVEPGTRLGGNTIMRLRDLALEGGLAALAPCPHNAACPLLAGQGGRTWCHFTFDSRDAPDWLLRLSTEAGLAKSGLSLAPLLLGAAAEPEAVPVAAPGREKTLPARVLSAPFAVPGLAGRVRYACTAEGLMLLEDAEALASGDRLPVRLMPDAPRDAKSRARIIRSPRAHVSAKP; encoded by the coding sequence ATGGACGCGCCCCGCGCCCCGCGCCCCGCGCGCGAGACGGGAAGCCGCTTCCCGTCGGCCTCGCCCTGGCCGCGAACCGACGCCTTGTTTCCCCCTCTGGATGCGGACGCGCGCCAGGCTCTGGAATGTCTGCCCGAGGCCCTGCACAAAATCTGGCCCCTGAACGCCGCGCACCGCCGCTCCCTGCCCGAGGACGTGGCCGCGCTGTCGCGCCTGCTGACCACGGAACGCCGGGATCTGCGGCGGCCCTATTGGAGTTCCCCGGCCTTTGTCAGCGCCTATCTCTATTATTTTCTGCCCTGGAACCTGCTGCGCCTGACCCGCCTGCTGGCGGCCCTGCCTCTGCCCGACCCGCGTGCCCTGGCCCCGGAGGACGGCGAAGCCCTGCTGCTGGACGCGGGTTCCGGGCCGCTGAGCCTGCCCCTGGCGCTCTGGCTGGCCCGGCCCCAATGGCGGGAAGCCCCGGTGCGGGTGTTGGCCCTGGATAGCGCGGCCCGGCCGCCGGAATTGGGCAAAGCCCTGTTTGCCTCCTGGGGCGCGTGCCTGGGCTGGAAAACCTGGCCCGTGCGCACGGCCCAGGGGCCGCTGGAAAGCCTGGCCCGGCAGGCGGCCCCGCTCCTGGCCGGGAAAGGCGGGGCGCAACGCTGCCGTCCCTGGCTGGTCACGGCGGCCAATGTGCTCAATGAACTGCGTCCGGGCCGTAAGGGCGGGGGCGGACGGCAGGCCTGGGATGAAGAGCCGGAAGACGGGGAGGGCGCGGAAGTCGCGCCGCAGGGGCCGCTGGCCGAACGCCTGGACAGTCTGCTGGATGCCTTCGCGCCCCTGCTTTTCCGCCATAACGGCGCGGAGCCGGAAAATGCGCCGGAGAGCGGGGCGTCGCCCGCCCTGCTTTTTGTGGAGCCGGGCACGCGTCTGGGCGGCAACACCATCATGCGTCTGCGCGACCTGGCTCTGGAAGGCGGCCTCGCGGCGCTGGCCCCCTGTCCGCACAACGCGGCCTGTCCGCTGCTGGCCGGGCAGGGCGGGCGGACCTGGTGCCACTTCACCTTTGACAGCCGGGACGCGCCGGACTGGCTGCTGCGCCTTTCCACAGAGGCGGGCCTGGCCAAGAGCGGACTTTCCCTGGCTCCTCTGCTGCTCGGCGCGGCGGCGGAACCGGAAGCTGTCCCTGTCGCCGCCCCCGGCCGGGAAAAAACGCTGCCCGCCCGCGTGCTTTCCGCGCCTTTTGCAGTGCCGGGCCTGGCGGGCCGGGTGCGCTACGCATGCACCGCCGAAGGCCTGATGCTGCTGGAAGACGCCGAGGCTCTGGCCTCGGGCGACCGGCTGCCTGTCCGCCTCATGCCGGACGCGCCGCGCGACGCCAAAAGCCGGGCGCGCATTATCCGCAGCCCGCGTGCGCACGTGTCCGCAAAGCCTTGA
- a CDS encoding ASKHA domain-containing protein has translation MKVRLLPSPAPATGDGPAPEAPPAPSLLESVELDVPAGESLSRALWLSGRLRPLPLCGGLGRCGRCRLRFPHDAPPPLPAEEAVFSLRELNAGWRLACRRQVPEAACAAPLGLELPQEDFAPEAAVAPEIARARAAGRELALAVDLGTTSVYWRALALDGAEPGATVAEGHFLNPQAGAGADVMSRLAVARAPQGRARLAGLAREAVRRIVDGLRSSDGRVARVCLAANTAMTDIFLDRDVEGLCAAPYRAAHAGHETACLPGLPPVYIPPLPAPFVGGDVSAGLAALLEVRTPRPFVLADLGTNGELALVTAQGELLLASVPLGPALEGIGPECGQLAGPDVVTDFSLSPAGLAAHSPDGSSGPARGISATGYLSLLGLLLQLGLLDASGLFAHASSPSLMPLARKLAAGLRKERGRTHLYLPRGLRLAAADVEELLKVKAAFALALDALLAAAGVPPRDVAALCLAGALGEHIRPDILEQLGFVPAGLGSRIRAVGNASLDGAALLALHPEKGAALARLCAGARVLPLVEDPDFHHAYLRRMRFGV, from the coding sequence ATGAAAGTACGCCTTTTACCCTCGCCCGCACCCGCCACCGGCGATGGTCCGGCCCCGGAAGCGCCTCCCGCGCCGTCCTTGCTTGAGTCCGTGGAACTGGACGTTCCGGCCGGGGAAAGTCTTTCGCGCGCCCTCTGGTTGTCCGGGCGGTTGCGGCCACTGCCGCTTTGCGGCGGTCTGGGCCGTTGCGGCCGCTGCCGTCTGCGTTTTCCGCACGACGCGCCGCCGCCCCTGCCCGCTGAAGAGGCGGTGTTTTCGCTGCGGGAGCTGAACGCGGGCTGGCGGCTGGCCTGCCGCCGTCAGGTCCCTGAAGCGGCCTGTGCCGCTCCGCTGGGGCTGGAGCTGCCGCAGGAGGATTTCGCGCCGGAGGCGGCCGTCGCGCCGGAGATCGCCCGTGCCCGCGCGGCCGGGCGGGAACTGGCTCTGGCTGTGGATCTGGGCACTACTTCCGTGTACTGGCGGGCGCTGGCTCTGGATGGCGCGGAGCCCGGCGCGACAGTCGCCGAGGGGCATTTTCTCAATCCGCAGGCCGGAGCCGGGGCGGACGTCATGTCCCGTCTGGCCGTGGCCCGCGCGCCGCAAGGCCGCGCCCGCCTGGCCGGGCTGGCCCGTGAGGCTGTGCGTCGCATTGTGGACGGTCTGCGCTCTTCGGACGGCAGAGTGGCGCGCGTCTGTCTGGCGGCCAATACGGCCATGACCGACATTTTTCTGGACCGCGACGTGGAAGGCCTCTGCGCCGCGCCCTACCGGGCCGCCCACGCCGGGCATGAGACCGCCTGCCTGCCGGGCCTGCCGCCGGTGTACATCCCGCCTCTGCCCGCGCCCTTTGTAGGCGGCGACGTGAGCGCGGGCCTGGCGGCTTTGCTGGAGGTCCGTACGCCCCGGCCCTTTGTGCTGGCGGATCTGGGCACCAACGGCGAACTGGCTCTGGTCACGGCGCAAGGGGAACTGCTGCTGGCCAGCGTGCCTCTGGGCCCGGCCCTGGAGGGCATCGGCCCGGAATGCGGGCAACTGGCCGGACCGGACGTGGTCACGGACTTCAGCCTCAGCCCGGCGGGCTTGGCGGCGCACTCGCCGGACGGCTCGAGCGGACCAGCGCGCGGCATCAGCGCCACTGGCTATCTTTCTTTGCTCGGCCTTTTGCTGCAATTGGGCCTGCTGGACGCCTCGGGCCTGTTCGCCCACGCGTCTTCGCCTTCGCTTATGCCGCTCGCGCGCAAGCTGGCCGCCGGACTGCGCAAGGAGCGGGGCCGGACGCACCTGTATCTGCCGCGCGGCCTCCGGCTGGCCGCCGCCGACGTGGAGGAACTGCTCAAGGTCAAGGCCGCCTTCGCCCTGGCCCTGGACGCCCTGCTGGCCGCGGCCGGCGTGCCGCCGCGCGACGTGGCCGCACTTTGCCTGGCCGGGGCGCTGGGCGAGCATATCCGGCCTGATATTCTGGAACAACTGGGCTTTGTGCCCGCCGGGCTCGGCTCCCGCATCCGCGCCGTGGGCAACGCCTCTCTGGACGGCGCGGCCCTGCTGGCCCTGCACCCGGAAAAGGGCGCGGCCCTGGCCCGCCTTTGCGCCGGAGCCCGTGTGCTGCCCCTGGTGGAAGATCCCGATTTTCATCACGCCTATCTGCGCCGTATGCGCTTTGGAGTCTGA
- a CDS encoding methyl-accepting chemotaxis protein codes for MRLSDISIKKKLVVIFLLGMFVVLAFMLINIRELRLIGGEADILSRPRQDTMLLAAEVGHLQWASRVQKYLLDNGKKPLDALLDGHKCAFGRWLYGPGKSGLEQELPALEPLFRELGEAHLALHESAARLKLAMENGDSAQARRLFEDVTMPQLKKVQEILTTARGEINTSFAGTVEKLRAKIRMTTLLDMSMGALTVLGCCLALWLLVRGISTPLARLKDHAGRVAEGEFSSVPISQGDEVGQLAEAFNIMVRHIKEKLGISQGIMRGITLPFAAFDVNCRLAYVNRAMLNCWGHSGQPEDYLGQTAGEFYYADAQRETLCHQVMAERREILNYEVTRENFKGEVKRVAMDVSPLWDLDGTLIGCFTLHRDLTEIHAQQERIAALNERIYLSADEARDISGRQTHAFEQLSEQLRTTGGMAEDQAKASLDAAQGIRSMAETMSEVAARAGRAAGDSKSAEEEAAGGVEVVRQTIACIAKVAEQTAAVAKDMEALGAHAAGIGRILGLITDVADQTNLLALNAAIEAARAGEAGRGFAVVADEVRKLAEKTMQATTEVAAAVQAIQQGVDSGGAATERAVELTRQTTQLADSSGERLNRILDVSRQAADTVAGIAHATEEQAAVGGEMLEMIKSISDKARDTTDNMRASDGYVRELSKLSGELKKIIDSMRSERRAEPRYLLRDPYRLNVVFGGREVEATLADVSRSGARLCFAAPPALEGGASVVLHAVAAPFDTLFADREARIIWVDGPQAGLAFAEPAEGDLEAIIRSVGGDRA; via the coding sequence ATGCGTTTGAGCGACATTTCCATAAAAAAGAAACTGGTTGTCATTTTTCTGCTGGGCATGTTCGTTGTCCTGGCCTTCATGCTGATCAATATCCGGGAATTGCGGCTTATCGGCGGCGAGGCCGACATCCTGAGCCGCCCCCGGCAGGACACCATGCTGCTGGCTGCGGAAGTAGGGCATTTGCAGTGGGCTTCCCGCGTTCAGAAGTATCTGCTCGACAACGGCAAAAAGCCTCTGGATGCCTTGCTGGACGGGCACAAGTGCGCGTTCGGGCGCTGGCTCTACGGTCCCGGCAAAAGCGGCCTGGAGCAGGAGCTGCCCGCGCTGGAGCCGCTTTTCCGGGAACTGGGGGAAGCGCATCTGGCCCTGCACGAGTCCGCCGCGCGGCTCAAGCTGGCCATGGAGAACGGCGACAGCGCCCAGGCCCGCCGTCTGTTTGAAGACGTAACCATGCCGCAGCTCAAGAAGGTGCAGGAAATCCTCACCACGGCCCGGGGCGAGATCAACACGTCCTTTGCCGGCACGGTGGAAAAGCTGCGCGCCAAAATCCGCATGACCACGCTGCTGGATATGAGCATGGGGGCGTTGACCGTTCTGGGGTGCTGCCTGGCGCTCTGGCTGCTCGTGCGGGGCATCTCCACGCCTCTGGCGCGCTTGAAGGACCACGCGGGCCGCGTGGCGGAAGGCGAGTTCAGCAGCGTGCCTATCAGCCAGGGCGACGAGGTGGGACAACTGGCCGAAGCTTTCAACATTATGGTGAGGCACATCAAGGAAAAGCTGGGCATTTCCCAGGGCATCATGCGGGGGATCACCCTGCCGTTCGCCGCTTTTGACGTGAATTGCCGCCTGGCCTATGTGAATCGGGCCATGCTGAACTGCTGGGGGCATTCCGGCCAGCCGGAGGATTACCTCGGTCAAACCGCGGGCGAGTTCTATTATGCCGACGCCCAAAGGGAAACGCTCTGCCACCAGGTCATGGCCGAACGGCGCGAAATCCTGAATTACGAAGTCACGCGCGAAAATTTTAAAGGCGAGGTCAAGCGGGTGGCCATGGATGTCTCGCCGCTCTGGGATCTGGACGGCACACTGATCGGCTGCTTCACCCTGCACCGCGATCTGACCGAGATCCATGCCCAGCAAGAGCGTATCGCGGCCCTCAACGAACGCATTTATCTTTCCGCCGACGAGGCGCGGGATATTTCCGGCCGCCAGACCCATGCCTTTGAACAGCTTTCCGAGCAGTTGCGCACCACAGGCGGCATGGCCGAGGATCAGGCCAAGGCGTCTCTGGACGCGGCGCAGGGCATCCGCAGCATGGCCGAGACCATGAGCGAGGTGGCGGCCAGGGCCGGCCGGGCCGCCGGCGACAGCAAGAGCGCCGAGGAGGAAGCTGCCGGCGGCGTGGAGGTGGTGCGCCAGACGATAGCCTGCATCGCCAAGGTGGCCGAGCAGACCGCCGCCGTGGCCAAGGATATGGAAGCGCTGGGCGCGCACGCTGCCGGTATCGGCCGCATCCTTGGACTGATCACTGATGTGGCCGACCAGACCAATCTGCTAGCGCTCAATGCCGCCATTGAGGCGGCCCGCGCCGGGGAGGCCGGGCGAGGTTTCGCCGTGGTGGCCGACGAGGTGCGCAAACTGGCCGAAAAAACCATGCAGGCCACCACGGAGGTGGCCGCCGCGGTACAGGCCATCCAGCAGGGCGTGGACTCGGGCGGCGCGGCCACGGAGCGCGCCGTGGAACTGACCCGTCAGACCACGCAACTGGCCGACAGCTCCGGCGAGCGCCTGAACCGCATTTTGGATGTTTCCCGGCAGGCGGCCGACACCGTGGCGGGCATCGCCCACGCCACCGAAGAACAGGCCGCCGTGGGCGGGGAGATGCTGGAGATGATCAAAAGCATCAGCGACAAGGCCCGCGACACCACGGACAATATGCGGGCCTCGGACGGGTATGTGCGGGAATTGAGCAAACTTTCCGGCGAACTGAAAAAAATCATCGACAGCATGCGCAGCGAACGCCGCGCGGAGCCGCGTTATCTCCTGCGCGATCCTTACAGGCTGAACGTCGTTTTCGGCGGCCGGGAGGTCGAAGCCACACTGGCGGACGTGAGCCGCTCGGGCGCGCGTCTCTGTTTTGCCGCACCGCCCGCTCTGGAAGGGGGCGCGTCGGTGGTCCTGCATGCCGTGGCCGCGCCTTTTGACACGCTCTTCGCGGACCGGGAGGCCCGGATCATATGGGTGGACGGCCCGCAGGCGGGCCTGGCCTTTGCCGAGCCCGCGGAAGGGGATCTGGAGGCCATCATCAGGTCTGTGGGCGGCGACAGGGCCTGA
- the fliM gene encoding flagellar motor switch protein FliM — translation MNKVLAQDEVDALLRGLSGGEIESEPEVLEDDSGIVTFDLANQDRIIRGRMPVLEIVNDRFARLCTNALSNAVRKRVELNPISIDMTKFGEFMRSLPVPTSINIFKMDPLRGNAIMVVDSRLVFALVENVFGGAGTQPKIEGREFTRIEQAVVDKIVKIALDNMEESWRPVHDVKLELVRSEINPQFAAIVPPSDVVVVITFEVELDTALGSMIICLPYATIEPIRSKLHASFQTERLEVDHAWVARLKERLMETPVELKVHFGGTTITGNQLLRMQVGDVLVLDTDVEDLLTCTVAGVGKYQGIAGTVKAMKAFQIIKENEPQYT, via the coding sequence ATGAACAAAGTTCTGGCACAAGACGAAGTGGATGCCCTGCTGCGCGGGCTTTCCGGCGGCGAGATCGAAAGCGAACCCGAGGTGCTGGAAGACGATTCCGGCATCGTGACCTTTGACCTCGCCAATCAGGACCGCATCATCCGCGGCCGCATGCCGGTGCTGGAAATCGTCAATGACCGTTTCGCGCGGCTCTGCACCAACGCCCTGTCCAACGCCGTGCGCAAGCGTGTGGAGCTGAACCCCATTTCCATCGACATGACCAAGTTCGGGGAGTTCATGCGCTCCCTGCCCGTGCCCACCTCCATCAACATCTTCAAGATGGATCCCCTGCGCGGCAACGCCATCATGGTGGTGGACTCGCGCCTGGTCTTCGCCCTGGTGGAAAACGTCTTCGGCGGCGCGGGCACCCAGCCCAAGATTGAAGGCCGCGAATTCACGCGCATCGAGCAGGCCGTGGTGGACAAGATCGTCAAGATCGCCCTGGACAATATGGAAGAATCCTGGCGACCCGTGCACGACGTCAAGCTGGAACTGGTGCGCAGCGAAATCAACCCTCAGTTCGCGGCCATCGTGCCGCCCAGCGACGTGGTGGTGGTCATCACCTTTGAGGTGGAACTGGACACGGCCCTGGGTTCCATGATCATCTGCCTGCCCTACGCCACCATCGAACCCATCCGCTCCAAACTGCACGCCAGTTTCCAGACCGAACGCCTGGAAGTGGACCACGCCTGGGTGGCGCGCCTCAAGGAACGGCTGATGGAAACGCCGGTGGAACTCAAGGTGCATTTCGGCGGCACCACCATCACCGGCAATCAGCTTCTGCGCATGCAGGTGGGCGACGTGCTGGTGCTGGACACCGACGTGGAAGACCTGCTCACCTGCACGGTGGCCGGAGTGGGCAAATATCAAGGCATCGCGGGCACGGTCAAAGCCATGAAGGCCTTCCAGATCATCAAGGAAAACGAGCCCCAATATACCTGA
- a CDS encoding glycosyltransferase 61 family protein: MPAEAVLNVTIPVFNHAELVQRTLAALRKTSQEIPFCITVVDNGSDERLVARLREFRQSGIIDNLFLLPRNMGEACAANIGWQLVNAPIYMKLASGMVITEAHWLSKLLRFWRNGLPVSTLGCVRNLNMRPANPEAADAPGGDPDLSTDGALGRAVMIPKEVSDVLGRWNEDYGPTSVLEADFGARMACAGFPQYCYEEARYFRDAPASGASGEGAQTPEEQRAADLFTVNATLYQLCIRSWKVMPSYEVIDVDEDSRVQLAERAEYMEFRMVLDDCAQTLSHLRQRGIPYPGFEKEFIWPYKERFASVERESAYFAVTGDARPACPTASPSGSGQSGDAVLPGPDTPPQTFALHHDALLMPFAGSMDEFASGVFVNGRCLPDTLLYRGRAAAPCRPQARLKGPCIFGGYMFAHYGHFLLESLSRYYAIARCKPWPLLFMSPNPTLRPWQKEAFKILGLTNRIQFIRVPTLVDELIVSPPACDAATAMTDAQFGALGRLPERAPRAGKKLWVSRSALRGGKVEEEKSLEAELARTGWEIMHPEELPLPQQALAMMEAGHVAGFDGSAFYTPLFCRSLSNHFILFSRRNYFVPFMLDYIRKRGARLDSHIFPAAATTGRRAAQNHSLDVDRVLTVLREATDGPEHGLTSTGRNASSA, encoded by the coding sequence ATGCCCGCCGAAGCCGTGCTCAATGTGACGATACCCGTGTTCAACCACGCGGAGCTGGTGCAGCGGACGCTGGCGGCCCTGCGCAAGACTTCACAGGAAATTCCCTTCTGCATCACCGTGGTGGACAACGGCAGCGACGAGCGGCTGGTGGCGCGACTGCGGGAATTCAGGCAGTCCGGGATCATCGACAATCTCTTTCTTCTGCCGCGCAACATGGGCGAGGCCTGCGCCGCCAATATCGGCTGGCAACTGGTGAACGCGCCCATTTATATGAAGCTTGCGAGCGGCATGGTCATCACCGAAGCGCACTGGCTGAGCAAGCTGCTCCGTTTCTGGCGCAACGGTCTTCCGGTCTCCACCCTCGGTTGCGTCCGCAATCTGAACATGCGTCCGGCAAATCCCGAGGCCGCGGACGCGCCGGGCGGCGATCCGGACCTCTCGACCGACGGAGCACTTGGCCGGGCCGTCATGATTCCCAAGGAAGTTTCGGATGTCCTCGGCCGCTGGAATGAGGACTACGGCCCCACGTCCGTGCTGGAGGCGGATTTCGGCGCGCGCATGGCCTGCGCCGGTTTTCCCCAATACTGCTATGAAGAAGCGCGCTACTTTCGCGACGCGCCCGCGTCCGGCGCTTCCGGGGAAGGCGCGCAAACGCCGGAAGAACAACGCGCGGCGGATCTTTTCACCGTCAACGCGACCCTGTACCAGTTGTGCATCCGTTCCTGGAAGGTCATGCCGAGCTACGAGGTGATCGACGTGGATGAGGATTCGCGCGTCCAACTGGCCGAGCGCGCGGAATACATGGAATTTCGCATGGTTCTCGACGACTGCGCGCAAACGCTCTCCCATCTTCGCCAGCGGGGCATACCGTATCCCGGCTTTGAAAAGGAATTCATCTGGCCCTACAAAGAACGCTTCGCGTCCGTCGAGCGGGAATCCGCCTACTTTGCCGTGACCGGGGACGCTCGCCCCGCATGTCCTACGGCATCCCCAAGCGGAAGCGGCCAAAGCGGGGATGCCGTTCTCCCCGGTCCGGACACTCCGCCGCAGACCTTCGCCCTGCACCATGACGCCTTGCTCATGCCTTTCGCGGGCAGCATGGACGAGTTCGCTTCCGGCGTTTTCGTCAACGGCCGTTGCCTGCCGGACACGCTGCTGTACCGGGGCAGAGCCGCCGCGCCCTGCCGCCCCCAAGCCCGCCTGAAAGGCCCGTGCATCTTCGGCGGCTACATGTTTGCGCACTACGGACACTTTTTGCTGGAAAGCCTGAGCAGATATTACGCCATCGCGCGCTGCAAGCCCTGGCCGCTGCTGTTCATGTCGCCCAATCCGACCCTCCGCCCCTGGCAAAAGGAAGCCTTCAAAATTCTGGGCCTTACCAACAGGATACAGTTTATCAGAGTGCCCACCCTGGTGGATGAGTTAATCGTCTCGCCGCCCGCCTGCGACGCGGCGACGGCCATGACCGACGCGCAATTCGGGGCTCTGGGCCGCCTGCCGGAGCGCGCGCCCCGGGCCGGGAAAAAACTCTGGGTATCGCGCAGCGCGCTGCGGGGGGGCAAGGTGGAGGAGGAAAAAAGTCTGGAGGCGGAACTTGCCCGCACGGGCTGGGAAATCATGCATCCCGAAGAACTGCCGCTCCCGCAGCAGGCCCTAGCCATGATGGAAGCCGGGCATGTGGCCGGTTTCGACGGTTCGGCCTTCTATACGCCGCTCTTCTGCCGGAGTCTGAGCAACCACTTCATCCTGTTCAGCCGCCGCAACTACTTCGTGCCGTTCATGCTGGACTATATCCGCAAGCGCGGCGCCCGGCTGGACAGCCATATTTTCCCGGCTGCCGCCACCACGGGACGCCGCGCCGCGCAAAACCACTCTCTGGACGTGGACCGGGTGCTCACGGTCCTGCGCGAGGCCACCGACGGCCCGGAACACGGCCTCACTTCAACTGGCCGGAACGCATCATCAGCTTGA